The following nucleotide sequence is from Nitratidesulfovibrio termitidis HI1.
GTGCTGGCCGGGAAGGTCAGCGACGACGAGTGGGGCCTCATCCGCTGCATCCAGAACGAACTGGATGCGGCGGCCGGGCAGGTTGAAACAATGGAGCAGATGTTCCCCGTGCCCGGCGCACCCGAGGACGCGGAAAACTAAAGGAGACGCACTGATGGCACGACGCAAGCCCAACCCGGTAATCATCGCCGACCGCCCACAGGCCGAAGGCGCACTGGCGGAAATCGCGGTCATCGACCGCAAGCTGACCGGCATCGAAACGGACATGAACACGGCCATCGACGCGGCCAAGGCTGCCGCCAGCCAGGCCAGCGCCCCGTTGCTGGCCCGCCGGGCAGATCTTGAAAACGCGGTGGCCACGTGGGCCACGCTGAACAAGGCCGAACTGTTCATGGACCGCAAGAGCATCGACCTCGGCTTCGGCGTCGTCGGCTTCCGGCAGGCCACCAAGCTCAAGCAGGTGTCCAGGGTAACGGTGGCCATGACGCTGGAACGCCTGCGCGAGCTGGGCTTTCTCGACGGCATCCGGGTGAAGGAAGAGGTCAACAAGGAAGTGGCGGCGGGCTGGCCCGCCTCGAAGCTGGAACTGGTGGGCCTGAAGCGGCACATCACCGACGACTTCTACATCGAGATCGCGCGCGAGGACGTGGAGCGCGCGGCCTGACGCACCGGAGGCGGACATGGCCCACGACAGCATCGACATCCCCCGCTACGCGCGGCTCTACGCCCAGCGCGTGCTGCGCAACACCAACCTGGACCCCGGCGACATGCCGGAACTGGCCCGCAACACCGAATTCAAGGCGCGGGCCGTGCGGGAAAAGGCCGACGTGACGCGCACCATCCGGCGAGAGGCGGGGCAACTGCTGGTGGCGTCGGGCCTGCCCGCCGATGCGGTGCGCAAGACCCTGCGTCTGGAGCACTGGTGGCAACCGGAACAGCGCGGCGCAAAGCACAAGGAAAAGGCGCGATGAATGCGAAACCGCCCCGTCCATGCGGCGGGGCGGTCGCCCGGCGGTGGCGCGCCGGGCCTGACGAGCAGCCACCCCGCACAAAGGAAACGGCATGGCCGAACATCGCAAGAAATGCGCGTCTGTTTGCGTCAGAAACGGCGCAATCGGGTCGGGCACCGTGGAATTCTTTCCCGCAGCGCAATGGGGCGGCCCGCAGGGGCTGTACCGCCTGCGCATGGGCCGCAAGTGGCTGGATGCCCCCCACGGCCTGCACGGCACCGGGCGCTTCCTGACCGTGGCCGAGATTGCCGCGCTGCTGGCCTACCACATCTTTGGCGTGGATCTGCGCCACGCCGCGCCGCCGCCACGACCGGACCACCTGTCCCGCAAGCGCCTTGTGGCCGTGCGCACCGGCGGCACCGACGAATACCCCCTGCACGACGTGACCCGCATCGCCAGCGAGGCTCCCGTGCTGG
It contains:
- a CDS encoding host-nuclease inhibitor Gam family protein — encoded protein: MARRKPNPVIIADRPQAEGALAEIAVIDRKLTGIETDMNTAIDAAKAAASQASAPLLARRADLENAVATWATLNKAELFMDRKSIDLGFGVVGFRQATKLKQVSRVTVAMTLERLRELGFLDGIRVKEEVNKEVAAGWPASKLELVGLKRHITDDFYIEIAREDVERAA